In Candidatus Sedimenticola sp. (ex Thyasira tokunagai), the following proteins share a genomic window:
- a CDS encoding ABC transporter permease: protein MTLRRFFAVFFARNREFMRDRIALSWNVVLPVLIVMGFAFAFTSDSSDLFKVGVFGQLEQQPQAQEFLETEHVRFIPLETVEGAVTKVERHQLDMLLDLKQGRYWINSNSANGYILQQLLNGSTTRLQKQTVSGDEIRYVDWLIPGVLGMNVMFSSLFGVGYVIVRYRKNGVLKRLKATPLSALEFLAAQVLSRLWLIVLVTSLVFIGTNLFVGFRMYGSYATLLLVLAVGTLSMISLGLIIAARISSEEAANGLLNMLSWPMMLLSGVWFSLEGSPAIVQHLANLLPLTHAISAARAVMIDGAGLVEIWPHLLVMSVMTLLFMFIGARYFRWE from the coding sequence ATGACACTCCGCCGTTTTTTTGCCGTCTTCTTCGCCCGCAACCGCGAGTTTATGCGTGACCGTATCGCCCTCTCTTGGAACGTGGTACTACCGGTACTGATCGTTATGGGGTTTGCCTTTGCCTTTACCAGCGACAGCAGCGACCTGTTCAAGGTAGGGGTCTTCGGCCAGCTGGAGCAGCAGCCCCAGGCACAAGAGTTTTTGGAGACCGAGCATGTCCGCTTTATCCCTCTTGAAACAGTGGAGGGTGCCGTCACCAAAGTGGAGCGACACCAGCTGGATATGCTGCTCGATCTAAAACAGGGACGCTACTGGATCAACAGCAACTCCGCCAACGGCTATATTCTTCAGCAACTGCTCAACGGATCGACAACCAGGCTACAGAAACAGACCGTCAGCGGCGATGAGATCCGCTATGTGGATTGGCTAATTCCAGGCGTACTCGGTATGAACGTGATGTTCAGCTCACTCTTTGGCGTCGGTTATGTGATTGTCCGCTACCGTAAAAACGGTGTACTCAAACGCCTCAAAGCAACCCCCCTCTCCGCCCTCGAGTTTCTTGCCGCCCAGGTACTCTCACGCCTCTGGCTTATCGTGCTGGTCACCTCGTTGGTGTTTATCGGCACCAACCTGTTTGTCGGCTTCCGAATGTACGGCTCCTACGCCACACTCTTGCTGGTACTGGCTGTAGGCACACTGAGCATGATCAGCCTCGGTCTGATCATCGCCGCCCGTATCTCCAGTGAAGAGGCGGCCAACGGCCTACTCAATATGTTGAGCTGGCCGATGATGCTGCTCTCCGGCGTCTGGTTCTCCCTCGAAGGATCGCCTGCGATTGTCCAGCATCTGGCCAACCTGCTCCCCCTTACCCACGCCATCAGCGCCGCCCGTGCCGTAATGATCGACGGTGCCGGCTTGGTCGAAATCTGGCCCCACCTACTGGTTATGTCAGTAATGACCCTGCTGTTTATGTTTATCGGCGCCCGCTATTTCCGTTGGGAGTAG
- a CDS encoding thioredoxin fold domain-containing protein, whose translation MSLLLSWQAHSATETTPRGKVTGGIESEHPDWFKESFLELADDVEEAADEGKHVILFMHLNGCPYCYKMLEENFKHAPHTEFIKEHFDVIQINIKGDREVAVDTDTTVTEKELAGMLKVQYTPTILFLNTENKTVLRTNGYRSVPAFKHALDFVQQKAYERTTLAKFIGEQKPAKVYSFRDHPQLKKITNLQQAAANPMALLFEDQACDACDALHDGILKDPETRAILENLTFVRLDGDSNESIIDVDGNKTTPKEYARKLGLTYRPGIVLFDRNKEVIRMDGMLYTYHFQGVLRYVGERHYEKYPGEFYKYLGTLREKILASGKSIDISK comes from the coding sequence TTGAGCCTGTTACTTTCCTGGCAAGCCCACAGCGCCACCGAAACCACACCTCGGGGAAAAGTGACCGGCGGCATCGAATCGGAACACCCCGACTGGTTCAAGGAGAGTTTTCTCGAACTTGCCGATGATGTAGAGGAGGCGGCAGATGAAGGCAAACATGTCATTCTCTTTATGCACCTCAACGGCTGCCCCTACTGCTACAAGATGCTTGAGGAGAACTTCAAGCACGCACCTCACACCGAGTTTATAAAAGAGCACTTTGATGTCATTCAGATCAACATCAAAGGTGACCGTGAAGTGGCTGTCGATACCGACACCACGGTAACCGAGAAAGAGCTCGCCGGGATGCTCAAAGTGCAATACACACCGACCATTCTCTTCCTCAACACCGAAAACAAAACCGTACTGCGAACCAATGGCTATCGCTCAGTACCGGCATTCAAGCACGCCCTCGATTTTGTCCAGCAGAAAGCCTATGAACGCACCACATTGGCCAAATTTATCGGAGAGCAGAAACCGGCAAAGGTCTACAGCTTTCGTGATCACCCTCAGCTGAAAAAGATCACCAACCTGCAGCAAGCAGCGGCCAACCCTATGGCATTGCTGTTCGAAGATCAGGCGTGCGATGCCTGTGACGCACTTCACGACGGCATTCTAAAAGACCCCGAGACCCGGGCGATACTGGAGAACCTCACCTTTGTCAGACTCGACGGCGACTCAAATGAGTCCATTATCGATGTTGACGGCAACAAGACCACGCCCAAGGAGTACGCACGAAAACTTGGGCTCACCTATCGTCCGGGAATAGTGCTGTTCGACCGCAACAAAGAGGTGATACGCATGGACGGTATGCTCTACACCTATCACTTTCAGGGGGTGTTGCGTTATGTCGGCGAGCGCCATTATGAGAAATACCCTGGTGAGTTTTACAAGTATCTGGGAACCCTAAGAGAGAAGATTCTGGCCAGTGGTAAGAGTATCGATATTTCCAAGTGA
- a CDS encoding PQQ-dependent sugar dehydrogenase, protein MHKLFKPQSSLLVTFLLFALCTLSATIQAAENFKAVTVIKGLEHPWGMAFLPDGRLLITERTGRLRLIEDDHLLPQPIEGLPAITPRGQGGLLDVALHPDYKNNGWIYLSYAAPGKGGIGTEVGRGRLQGNRLVDWQPIFKLLPKSGTGRHFGSRLVFDSAGYLYITVGDRGERKRAQRLDDHAGSVIRLHADGRVPEDNPFSGEAGIHPEIYSYGHRNPQGAALHPDSRKLWIHEHGPQGGDEVNIISAGDNYGWPVVSYGKEYGSGFSIGEGTHKSGISQPIHYWVPSIAPSGMTFYSGDKFPQWQGNLFVGSLKFQLLVRLELDGERIVKEERLLKEKFGRIRDVRNGPDGFIYLLTDSPDGLLLRLEPAD, encoded by the coding sequence ATGCACAAACTCTTCAAACCACAGTCATCGTTGCTGGTCACATTCCTGCTGTTTGCACTCTGCACTCTGTCAGCCACCATACAGGCTGCTGAGAACTTCAAAGCGGTCACCGTTATCAAAGGGCTGGAACACCCCTGGGGAATGGCCTTTCTTCCCGACGGTAGACTACTGATAACAGAGCGCACCGGACGGCTAAGGCTAATCGAAGATGACCACCTGCTGCCGCAGCCAATAGAAGGTTTACCTGCAATAACCCCACGAGGACAAGGCGGCCTGCTGGATGTAGCTCTGCACCCCGATTACAAAAACAACGGCTGGATCTACCTCTCCTACGCAGCCCCAGGAAAAGGGGGCATAGGTACTGAGGTGGGGCGTGGTCGACTCCAGGGCAACCGTCTTGTCGATTGGCAACCCATATTCAAGTTGTTACCGAAAAGCGGCACAGGCCGCCACTTCGGCTCACGACTGGTATTCGACAGCGCCGGTTATCTCTATATCACCGTCGGTGACCGGGGAGAGAGAAAACGGGCGCAGCGGCTTGATGACCATGCCGGTTCAGTCATTCGTCTGCACGCTGACGGTCGGGTACCGGAGGATAATCCTTTCAGCGGAGAAGCCGGCATCCACCCGGAAATCTACAGCTATGGTCATCGCAACCCCCAGGGTGCAGCACTGCACCCTGACAGCAGGAAACTGTGGATTCATGAACACGGTCCCCAAGGGGGTGACGAGGTCAATATCATCTCCGCCGGAGACAACTATGGCTGGCCGGTGGTGAGCTATGGAAAGGAGTACGGCAGCGGCTTCTCAATCGGCGAAGGCACCCACAAATCGGGTATTTCCCAGCCAATTCACTACTGGGTGCCCTCCATCGCCCCCTCCGGCATGACCTTTTATAGCGGTGACAAGTTTCCTCAGTGGCAGGGGAATCTATTTGTCGGTTCACTAAAATTCCAGTTGCTGGTACGTCTCGAGCTGGACGGCGAGAGGATAGTGAAAGAAGAGCGCCTGCTAAAGGAAAAGTTCGGACGCATACGTGATGTACGTAATGGACCCGATGGTTTTATCTATCTACTCACCGACTCACCTGACGGCCTGTTGCTACGACTGGAACCGGCTGACTAG
- a CDS encoding ABC transporter ATP-binding protein: MLQVNELIKHYSEVKAVDGISLSIERGSCFGLLGPNGAGKTTTVEMLEGITAITAGEILYQGGPIGPNFREEAGIMFQETSLQDYIRVEEALALFQRFYPRTRPLEELIKSCALEEFLTQDVRHLSGGQRQRLLLAIALINDPEIIFLDEPTTGLDPQARRNFWELIHSIKKENKTVILTTHYMEEAYELCDEIAIMDHGKIIAQGTPQALLKKHFDNAVISLPASEVPESLDQDEALTLHRSNGQVEILSNDINTSIRHLMDRGVSLTHLQVRSRTLEDLFLELTGRELRG, translated from the coding sequence ATTCTGCAAGTCAATGAGCTGATCAAGCACTACAGCGAAGTGAAGGCGGTTGACGGTATCAGTCTCTCTATTGAACGCGGCAGCTGTTTCGGCCTGCTCGGCCCCAACGGAGCCGGTAAAACGACCACAGTGGAGATGCTGGAGGGAATCACCGCGATAACCGCCGGTGAGATCCTCTATCAGGGCGGCCCCATTGGCCCCAACTTCCGGGAAGAGGCGGGGATCATGTTTCAGGAGACCTCTCTTCAGGACTACATCAGGGTCGAGGAGGCACTGGCGCTTTTCCAACGCTTCTATCCCCGCACCCGGCCACTGGAGGAGCTGATCAAGAGCTGTGCCCTGGAGGAGTTTCTCACACAGGATGTTCGCCACCTCTCCGGCGGCCAGCGCCAGCGGCTGTTGCTGGCCATCGCCTTGATCAACGACCCCGAAATCATCTTCCTGGACGAGCCCACCACAGGTCTCGACCCCCAGGCAAGGCGCAACTTCTGGGAGCTGATCCACAGCATCAAAAAAGAGAACAAGACGGTTATCCTCACCACCCACTACATGGAGGAGGCCTACGAGCTGTGTGATGAGATAGCGATTATGGATCACGGTAAAATCATTGCTCAAGGAACCCCTCAGGCGCTGCTGAAGAAACACTTCGACAATGCGGTGATCTCCCTCCCCGCCTCCGAGGTACCGGAATCTCTCGACCAGGATGAGGCGCTCACACTGCACCGAAGCAATGGCCAAGTGGAGATTCTCAGCAACGACATCAATACCAGCATCCGCCACCTGATGGATCGTGGCGTCTCTCTAACCCATCTGCAAGTCCGTTCACGCACGCTGGAAGATCTCTTCCTGGAGCTGACCGGCCGTGAATTGAGAGGCTGA
- a CDS encoding IS110 family transposase yields the protein MRAIIGIDVSKAKLDCLWLRDHETLKVKAKVIPNTAAGHEQLLKWVENNTGRSIKETLFVMEATGIYHEKLAYRLHKAEAQVAVINPAQARDYAKSLGVRTKNDSKDRMVLARFGATQPINLWQPEPEEVRELKALLSRLDAMQADIQREMNRLEKAKISQTSEDVETSIHNVLKHLTEEKQRLEKRIDDHMDGHPQLKEDKRLLETIPGVGGVISNYMVAAFHSRQFCKASQMAAYFGLVPIEHESGSSVRHRPRLSKAGNAKVRAKLYMPAIVASRYNPDAHALYTRLLERGKSKMAALGAVMRKLVHICFGVLKHQQVYCPQAI from the coding sequence ATGAGAGCAATTATTGGAATTGATGTTAGCAAAGCCAAATTGGACTGCTTATGGTTAAGAGACCATGAAACGCTCAAGGTAAAAGCCAAGGTAATACCCAATACCGCTGCTGGCCATGAGCAGCTGTTGAAATGGGTGGAAAACAATACAGGCCGGTCCATCAAAGAGACTCTCTTTGTCATGGAGGCTACCGGCATCTACCATGAGAAGCTAGCTTACCGGCTACATAAGGCGGAAGCGCAGGTGGCAGTAATAAATCCAGCCCAGGCCCGTGATTATGCTAAAAGCCTTGGTGTGCGAACCAAGAATGACAGCAAGGATCGCATGGTACTGGCCCGATTTGGTGCCACCCAACCGATCAACCTCTGGCAACCGGAGCCAGAGGAGGTGCGGGAGCTAAAGGCGTTATTAAGCCGTTTGGATGCCATGCAGGCCGATATTCAGCGGGAAATGAACCGGCTCGAGAAGGCCAAAATCAGCCAAACCTCGGAGGATGTCGAAACCTCTATTCATAATGTGCTCAAGCATTTGACAGAAGAGAAGCAACGTCTTGAAAAGCGCATTGATGATCATATGGACGGCCACCCCCAATTGAAAGAGGATAAAAGGCTACTGGAGACTATCCCTGGAGTAGGCGGTGTGATTTCAAACTATATGGTGGCAGCCTTCCACAGCCGTCAGTTTTGCAAAGCTTCACAGATGGCTGCCTATTTTGGTCTGGTGCCGATTGAGCATGAATCAGGTAGTAGTGTGCGCCATCGACCACGCCTGTCGAAGGCTGGAAATGCCAAGGTTAGGGCCAAACTCTATATGCCTGCCATTGTTGCCTCACGCTACAACCCAGATGCACATGCACTCTACACGCGACTATTGGAACGGGGTAAGTCAAAGATGGCGGCATTAGGTGCGGTCATGCGAAAGTTGGTACACATCTGTTTCGGGGTGCTTAAGCACCAGCAGGTATATTGTCCACAAGCCATATGA
- the ald gene encoding alanine dehydrogenase: MLIAVPKEIKNSEYRVGLIPASVRELVGCGHRVVVEHNAGAGVGLFDEHYRAAGAGIVDSAAEVFERADMIVKVKEPQPGECRMLHEGQLLFTYLHLAPDPQQTALLLASGVTAVAYETVTDHHGRLPLLTPMSEVAGRMSIQAGAMCLEKSHGGAGRLLGGVPGVAPAKVVVLGGGVVGSNAIRMAMGLEADVTVLDRSLDRLAELDQQFGGMLNTIYSTKETLDQYVLSADLVIGAVLVPGAAAPKLVTRQMLKEMKPGSVLVDVSIDQGGCFESSHPTTHSEPTYIIDDIVHYSVANMPGAVAHTSTYALNNATLPFTLALANKGCSKALLDDPCLLNGLNVHRGRVTHAAVAQALDYEYQPAKEALAGDG; encoded by the coding sequence ATGCTGATTGCTGTACCAAAAGAGATAAAAAACAGTGAGTACCGGGTTGGTCTTATTCCCGCCAGTGTGCGTGAGTTGGTGGGGTGTGGTCATCGGGTGGTGGTTGAGCACAATGCGGGCGCAGGTGTCGGTTTGTTTGATGAACACTATCGTGCCGCCGGTGCCGGGATTGTCGACAGCGCAGCCGAGGTGTTCGAGCGGGCCGATATGATCGTCAAGGTCAAGGAGCCTCAGCCCGGAGAGTGTCGGATGCTGCACGAAGGGCAGCTGCTCTTTACCTACCTCCATCTGGCGCCGGACCCACAACAGACAGCGTTGCTGCTCGCCTCCGGTGTCACGGCCGTCGCCTATGAGACGGTGACTGACCACCACGGCAGACTGCCGCTGTTGACCCCGATGTCGGAGGTGGCGGGACGTATGTCTATCCAGGCGGGTGCCATGTGTCTGGAGAAATCCCACGGTGGGGCCGGGCGGTTGTTGGGTGGCGTTCCCGGTGTGGCACCGGCCAAGGTGGTGGTGTTGGGGGGCGGAGTGGTCGGTTCCAACGCTATACGTATGGCGATGGGGCTGGAGGCGGACGTCACTGTGCTTGACCGTTCTCTGGATCGCCTGGCGGAGCTGGATCAGCAGTTTGGCGGTATGCTTAATACTATCTACTCAACCAAAGAGACGCTGGATCAGTATGTGCTCAGTGCCGATCTGGTGATTGGGGCGGTATTGGTTCCGGGAGCGGCGGCGCCCAAGCTGGTCACCCGTCAGATGCTTAAAGAGATGAAGCCGGGCTCGGTGCTGGTGGATGTCTCTATCGATCAGGGAGGCTGTTTCGAGTCATCCCATCCCACCACCCACAGCGAACCGACCTATATTATTGACGACATTGTTCACTACTCTGTTGCCAATATGCCCGGGGCGGTGGCCCACACCTCGACCTATGCGCTTAATAACGCAACACTACCCTTTACCCTTGCTTTGGCGAATAAGGGCTGTAGTAAGGCGCTGCTGGATGATCCCTGCCTGCTCAACGGCCTCAATGTGCACCGTGGGCGGGTGACTCATGCGGCGGTGGCTCAGGCGCTCGACTATGAGTATCAGCCGGCCAAGGAGGCGCTGGCGGGAGATGGGTGA